In one Zobellia galactanivorans genomic region, the following are encoded:
- a CDS encoding collagen-like protein, which yields MKTLRNVLFLTFFGLLTIACSKDGEDGDIGPQGPQGEQGEQGPTGPQGEAGADGEQGETGTANVIYSDWFDSPILGDDGNIESSTANGSVDVAGLSEEFVETGTVLVYGKVTSNNNVYALPYLGNQGVSYYYYFDEGIINIRLATVDGSNIGTTLFGTYRYVLIPGGVKAKNGIGGVTTKTETMDFSKMSYDEIVAHFNIPK from the coding sequence ATGAAAACTTTAAGAAACGTACTTTTCCTAACATTCTTCGGATTGCTTACCATTGCCTGCTCCAAAGATGGTGAAGACGGTGATATTGGGCCTCAAGGTCCACAAGGTGAACAAGGGGAACAAGGGCCGACGGGTCCACAAGGTGAAGCAGGTGCCGATGGCGAGCAGGGGGAAACAGGTACGGCCAATGTGATTTATTCCGATTGGTTTGATTCGCCTATTCTCGGCGATGACGGTAATATAGAGTCGTCGACGGCCAATGGCTCTGTAGATGTGGCGGGACTTAGCGAAGAGTTCGTCGAGACCGGCACCGTATTGGTATACGGTAAGGTAACCTCGAACAACAATGTGTATGCCCTGCCCTATTTGGGCAACCAAGGGGTCAGTTACTATTACTATTTTGACGAGGGCATAATCAATATCAGGCTGGCTACCGTAGACGGTTCGAATATAGGGACGACTTTGTTCGGTACGTATCGCTATGTGTTGATTCCCGGAGGCGTTAAAGCTAAAAATGGAATTGGGGGAGTGACTACCAAGACGGAAACTATGGATTTTTCAAAAATGAGCTATGACGAGATCGTGGCACATTTTAATATTCCCAAATAA
- a CDS encoding helix-turn-helix domain-containing protein, which yields MQDSTTLSTLEEIRAISFFSTSLSSKETIDEILWDITKNVIHRLGFIDCVIYTYDYETCQLTQHAAYGVKNPFDERIHNRIKLELGEGIVGSVAMSKSAEIINDTSKDPRYIVDDASRLSEICVPIIINDTLFGIIDSEHPQKAFFTEKHLHLLNIIAALCAQRIKALNLKTKKNFTKANQYFKKLEELMRFKKLYRNPNLSLNSVSEALGISACYLSSMVNSLLNKSFIDFINEYRIADVKQNLNSDRYAHYTIVSLGLEAGFNSKSAFYSAFKKHTGLTPLQYKNDCCVLS from the coding sequence ATGCAAGATTCCACCACATTGAGTACCCTAGAAGAAATCAGGGCCATTAGCTTCTTTTCAACCTCTTTAAGTTCCAAAGAAACGATTGATGAAATACTTTGGGATATTACCAAAAACGTGATCCATCGATTGGGATTCATTGACTGCGTTATTTACACTTACGATTACGAAACATGCCAACTAACGCAACATGCCGCTTATGGTGTTAAAAATCCGTTCGATGAGCGTATACACAATCGGATTAAACTCGAATTGGGCGAGGGAATCGTAGGTAGTGTGGCTATGTCAAAATCAGCTGAAATCATCAACGATACCTCTAAAGACCCAAGATATATCGTTGACGATGCATCACGCCTTTCGGAAATATGCGTGCCCATTATTATAAATGACACCCTATTCGGCATTATAGACTCTGAGCATCCGCAAAAAGCGTTTTTTACGGAGAAGCACCTACATCTATTGAATATCATTGCCGCACTTTGTGCACAAAGAATCAAAGCGCTCAACTTAAAGACCAAAAAAAACTTTACCAAGGCCAACCAATACTTTAAAAAATTGGAAGAACTCATGCGGTTCAAAAAGCTGTACCGCAACCCCAACCTGAGCTTGAACTCGGTTTCCGAAGCACTTGGCATTTCCGCATGCTACCTATCAAGTATGGTCAACAGTCTTTTGAACAAAAGTTTTATCGATTTTATCAATGAGTATAGAATTGCAGATGTCAAACAAAATCTAAATTCTGACCGCTATGCCCACTATACGATCGTTTCTTTAGGCCTCGAAGCCGGGTTCAATTCCAAATCCGCTTTTTATTCGGCCTTTAAAAAACATACGGGCCTTACCCCACTGCAGTACAAGAACGATTGCTGCGTATTATCCTGA